From a single Arachis hypogaea cultivar Tifrunner chromosome 3, arahy.Tifrunner.gnm2.J5K5, whole genome shotgun sequence genomic region:
- the LOC112734756 gene encoding DELLA protein 2, whose product MKREHHHLHPNPHDPSPSSVPAPSPPSSTPPTTSTIAGAYSGYSIHNGTTSSGKSKLWDECAAADGGMDELLAVVGYKVRSSDMAEVAQKLEQLEEAMGNARDGISQLSNDTVHFNPADISNWLETMINNLDVPPPPPPPLPQQHSVDSSSSSAAFLPQTDSSTITTSVDRAFEDSSSSDYDLKAIAGKAIYTTAAATADSLSPSSKRMKPSPSESSSSTRPLVLVDSQENGIRLVHTLMACAEAVHQNNLSLAEALVKQIGFLAVSQVGAMRKVATYFAEALARRIYGLYPENPIHHSFSDMLQIHFYETCPYLKFAHFTANQAILEAFQGKNRVHVIDFSMNQGMQWPALMQALALRPGGPPAFRLTGIGPPAADNSDHLQEVGWKLAQLAETIHVEFEYRGFVANSLADLDASMLELRPSETEAVAVNSVFELHKLLARPGAVEKVLSVVRQIRPEIVTVVEQEANHNGPGFLDRFTESLHYYSTMFDSLEGSVNSQDKVMSEVYLGKQICNVVACEGVDRVERHETLGQWRTRFGSAGFAPVHLGSNAFKQASMLLALFAGGDGYRVEENNGCLMLGWHTRPLIATSAWQLATKTVVAH is encoded by the coding sequence ATGAAGAGGGAGCACCACCATCTACATCCCAACCCACACGATCCCTCACCCTCTTCCGTGCCTGCACCATCGCCACCTTCATCTACGCCACCAACCACCTCCACCATCGCCGGAGCTTATTCCGGTTACTCAATCCACAACGGTACAACCTCTTCCGGAAAATCCAAGCTCTGGGACGAGTGCGCGGCGGCTGACGGCGGCATGGACGAGCTACTCGCGGTGGTTGGTTACAAGGTGAGGTCGTCGGATATGGCGGAAGTGGCGCAGAAGCTTGAGCAGCTTGAGGAAGCCATGGGGAACGCACGGGACGGAATCTCCCAACTCTCCAACGACACGGTTCACTTCAACCCCGCAGATATCTCCAACTGGCTCGAAACGATGATCAACAATCTCGACGTGccgcctcctcctcctccaccgtTGCCGCAGCAACACTCCGTtgactcctcctcctcctccgccgCCTTCCTCCCCCAAACTGATTCCTCCACCATCACAACTTCCGTGGATAGGGCCTTCGAGGACAGCTCCTCCTCCGACTACGACCTCAAGGCCATCGCAGGCAAGGCAATATACACCACCGCCGCCGCCACCGCCGATTCCCTATCTCCTTCCTCCAAGCGCATGAAACCCTCGCCTTCCGAGTCGTCGTCCTCGACTCGGCCCCTCGTACTGGTTGACTCGCAGGAGAATGGGATCCGACTCGTCCACACACTCATGGCGTGCGCGGAGGCTGTCCACCAGAACAACCTGTCTCTTGCGGAGGCGCTCGTAAAGCAGATCGGGTTCTTGGCGGTGTCTCAGGTTGGAGCCATGCGCAAAGTAGCCACCTACTTCGCCGAAGCCCTCGCTCGCCGGATCTACGGTCTATACCCGGAGAACCCGATCCACCACTCGTTCTCCGATATGCTCCAGATCCACTTCTACGAGACCTGTCCCTACCTCAAGTTCGCTCACTTCACCGCCAACCAGGCCATCCTCGAAGCGTTCCAGGGAAAGAACCGCGTCCACGTCATCGATTTCAGCATGAACCAGGGGATGCAGTGGCCAGCGCTCATGCAAGCCCTGGCTCTCCGTCCGGGCGGTCCGCCGGCATTCCGGTTAACCGGAATCGGACCACCGGCGGCAGACAACTCCGATCACTTGCAGGAGGTAGGTTGGAAGCTCGCTCAATTAGCCGAAACGATCCACGTCGAGTTCGAGTATAGAGGATTCGTCGCGAACAGCTTGGCGGATCTTGACGCTTCGATGCTGGAGCTGAGGCCGAGTGAGACCGAGGCGGTGGCGGTTAACTCGGTTTTCGAGCTGCACAAGCTGCTCGCTCGTCCTGGCGCGGTGGAGAAGGTTCTGTCGGTGGTGAGGCAGATTCGACCGGAGATCGTGACGGTGGTGGAGCAGGAGGCGAACCACAATGGACCGGGTTTTCTTGACAGGTTCACGGAGTCGCTGCACTACTACTCCACCATGTTCGACTCGCTTGAGGGTTCGGTAAACTCGCAGGACAAGGTGATGTCGGAGGTGTACCTTGGGAAACAGATCTGCAACGTGGTAGCGTGCGAAGGGGTGGACCGGGTCGAGAGGCACGAGACACTGGGTCAGTGGCGGACCCGATTTGGTTCTGCTGGGTTCGCACCGGTCCACTTGGGTTCAAATGCCTTCAAGCAAGCGAGCATGTTGCTAGCACTGTTTGCGGGTGGGGATGGATACAGAGTGGAAGAGAATAACGGTTGCCTTATGCTTGGTTGGCATACTAGACCCTTGATTGCCACCTCCGCGTGGCAACTCGCCACCAAAACGGTGGTTGCTCACTGA